In Acidimicrobiales bacterium, one DNA window encodes the following:
- a CDS encoding nuclear transport factor 2 family protein, with the protein MSEHPNAAFARSAFDAMGRGDTDWLFAHMDPEVVLHQGGRFPTAGTHRGRDAVFGHMMEFFTLVDFSMKTRVHDIAATDEHTISLVQVSIDFQGRHLDFDEAHVWHVRDGKAVEMWAVPKDPYTVDEFFAGT; encoded by the coding sequence GTGAGCGAGCATCCCAACGCCGCTTTTGCCCGCAGTGCGTTCGACGCGATGGGCCGAGGTGACACCGACTGGTTGTTCGCCCACATGGACCCAGAAGTCGTGCTTCATCAGGGTGGCCGGTTTCCCACAGCCGGAACGCACCGGGGCAGGGATGCGGTGTTCGGGCACATGATGGAGTTCTTCACTCTTGTCGACTTCTCGATGAAGACCCGGGTGCACGACATCGCCGCCACAGACGAGCACACCATCTCACTGGTGCAGGTGTCGATCGACTTTCAGGGCAGGCACCTCGACTTCGACGAAGCGCACGTCTGGCACGTCCGAGACGGCAAAGCCGTAGAAATGTGGGCCGTCCCCAAGGATCCGTACACGGTCGACGAATTCTTCGCGGGCACCTGA